ACACGGTAAAAGCTCAAATATGATTATTAAATGAGCAAATTTTCAAAGTTAAAAGGGTATATATGCTCGCTGGGAATGACATGCCCATTGCGAAAGAAGATGGagaaactccagcacccctgtgatgTTTtcaaggataagcagtatggataATTactattacaaaaataaataaataaaaattctcCATATACATTTAACGTTTTGACCCAATATTAAATTTTACACTGTGGATttgatattttctcatttttcatCCCATTTCCCGATACCCAGATATTGGTGTATTGAGGCTAGAGGttaccaaaaataaactgtGACTTTTTTCAATGCAACACTGGAATCAAAATAAAGGTTTCCAAACGTTCCTGAAGATTTTGCTTGGCTTTTGCTTGGATCAGAAAAAGAAAGCGCTCTATAAAATCAAACAGCGATAACCCAGCGTTGCACATCACCACACTTACTAACGTGTCCATCTTCAAGAACTCGGAGGAGATCAGGATTGAGATCACATTGCTGGGCTCTGTAACCGACAAACACCATATGACCAAATAACAACACATGACGCACACAACACAGCGACCCACCAAACACAACAATAAGTCAAGCCAATTCACATCTGCGAGTGGCACCTCATTCAGTGCGTGGGATATGGAAACTGGAGGAATTGGCAGCATTTTATACCGAGCCGAGGTTTGTCCTTGGATGAGTTCCGCCTGACGTAGTTCATGAGCCAGTCGAAGATCTGAACGTCGCAGTGAACCGAGATGTCCACTTCTTCCCATCTCTGAGAGTCCACGGTCAAATACTCGGCAAAATAGCACATCTCTTTGATCAGGATTTCTCTGGGACATGTGAAATCCTGCTTCAAGTTCTTGGTCTCATCACACACGTGGATAACCATGTTGGGACTGCGTGGGGACAATTTTGCATCACTGATTTGCCATTGTGCCGTTTAATCGGCTATGTGAAAACAAGGAAGAGCTGCCTTACTCTTTTTGTTTGGGAGGTTTTTCATCATCCTCGGTCAAAACCTTTTTGTCCGTCCTTTCAGAAGCGCAATGACCTTTTCCTGTGGGTGTTGCTTTGCGGCCTGTGTAGACAGGAAATACACAGAGAGATTTGTATTGGATTTTAATTGCCAGGATGTTGTTATGGAATAGTAAAGTAGCTCACAAGGAGAAGTCTTTTGAGGAACTAAATTACCTGTAATGTTATTGGCACTCTGGTGACCTTGCATAGCCGCTGCTTCACCAGTGTCCAGAATAGTTGATACTGTATCTGAGGGGAGCCCTGTAATGACTGCATTACAATGGTCATCCACTTGGGGAAATCCTCCACAACTTTTTAACTCCTCAAAGCGAAGGGCACACTAAAACATGCAAAGCACGGCATGTTGTGAGAGTCACTGTCTGTTCTGAattggttggaataaaaaccaggacccacctGGGCCATTTGGCCAATAACGTATTTACCTCCTTGGGGGTGAAGCTTGGCACAATCTTGGCCACGCTCTCCCAGTCGATTGGCTGTGACAGTCCCCACAGGGAACCCAGCACCATGTCCAGAACTAGGACATTGTTGTCAAAGGGGAAATTGTTGTTGTCCAAGGAGCAGCGATTCATCTCTGATCAGAAAAACAGAACACAGATTCACTTTTGAGTGCACCCtatttccatttgaaaaaaacaacaaggtcATAATGTACAGGAAAAATAATGTATTACTAAAATCAGATATCTGTTGTGTGACACCCATCCTAAAAGTGTACATCTAATCATAgctgtcaaaatgataacattttATCACGATTTATCACGATTCTCGAGATTCACATATCTACATCGTCACATTGATGCTGAAAAGATGCTAACAGGCCGAGTCTCTCTACTGTGCAATTCTGAAAAAATCTAACATCTTTTCAAATCAATCGAGGCAGAAAATGATAGATGCGCAATGCATCCGTTGCATACTTATCTGCTACAAATGAAATCTTCTCCTTGAGATTCTTAGATGGAAATATGCCTGCGTGTGTTTTGTCATTGAGAATCGATGATGCTGATGCTGAGACGTCCTATCGGTGGTTAAGGGCATTGCTAATGCTGGCTATTTTGTGGGACGCGTGTTGCCTTCACTTTACCTAGTAATTTACGAACACAGTAAGACATGGCGGTCACTGTCATGGTTTTAgggactttttttcttcgtccAAATTGACAACtgtttttatatacatttaagAGGTTCGATCAAATATGTTAAGCAAGAAATGAGGTTGGTAAAACTTacctgcaaatatttttttccaattgttaTTTTGAGCCTGAAGGTCGCTTTCGTCATTGGCCACAGAAAACATTTGACGCACCCGCAAACCAAtactaatataaaataaaatatttaccaaATAGATGGTGGGAAAGCTTGATAGGAGCCACAGCATGATAAAACTTTATGAATCCTGCAATTTCTAAAATTGCTTTAGTTGGTTTATTTACTCCTGTTGCAAACAAACTGGAAGTCAAGAGTCCTGTTGCTAAGAGACGACACCACAAATACAGTTAAATGCTTTACGAATACGACAAACTGTTTTAATTAGGCAAAATAACACAATTTTTTACCAAACAtttatttgacaaaaataattatatttggtATTTAAAGTGATGTTTTGGAAGGGTGACAAAGTTCTGTGATTGAGATGATGGGCATACTAGCTATCCATCAGAATTCATACAAGAATTGATAAACAGCAGTATTACACACATAACATTacacataaataattttaaggtaatttaagaatttaaagaaacaaataaaactgACTAACAGGTTGGCTGCCATCGAGGGATATTTGATATCTATTACTATACCATGGCAGTGATTCGAGTTAACGAGACAGTATTTCAACAAATTATCATTAATGTCAATCAGTTAACCTTAGTAAATGAAAGCTAAATTTGTGGCACAAAAACATatgtgcatacatatatatttaagcTAGCAGAAGCTTTAAAGGTCCATTTTCTCTGGGATGTTAACCACGAAACTGGAGCTGGAATTTGAAGGTCCCGCATTAGTGGAAGTCGGTGTTTCTTTGTACGCCGACTCCAGCAAGGCATCAGATGAAAGATTTTCATTTGTGGTGAGGACTGTCCGCGAGTTTTCTTGCTGCACCTGAGCCAGCCTCTCCATGTCCGCTTGCTTGCGGCCTCTTCTCTTGCCGAGGACCTTGACGTAATTGGCCGGGATGAGGCCCGTCGTCTGCCCATCCAGGCTGGCAAGTAACCAGCCCCGCACACGGGGCTGTTGCTCTAAATGTGAGAAAAGCaaagattttatttattgttaaatGTGACATTTCCTAAATTAGTCCCAAAGTAGAAGGGCTCATTTGGGGGCTTGCCTTTCGGTGCAAGATTGAGCATGTCGCCAGCCTGGAAAGAAATCTCCTCATTCGATGAAGTTGAAAATTCGTACTCTGCTCTTGCCACAACATGGTCGTCCTCTCCACTGGCCCAGTTAGTCACTATGAAACAACACAGTCATACTTATTAAGACCcagattaaaacaaacaaatgattgCGCAATGTATATATTGATCTCTTACTATGTGGAACATAAAAATAGTCAAAAAATCCATGACACTACTGTTCATGTGAGAGCATTTTCCTTTCCCCAAATCTTACCCTTGTCTTCAGAGCCAGTGGCAGAGCTCAATAATTTCCAGATGAGGTAGGGTCCACCCAGCACGACTgcgaaaaacaaaaagattggCCACGATTTAACAGCCTGATGGTCCGTTCCTCCCGGTGCGCTCGTTGCCACGGCGTCGCTTGCGCTGTCTGCCCACAAATCGTCAATCTCAGCGGAAGACCCCCTTCCCAGCAGTCTCTGGAACCGTCGGTAAAGGTATCTCAAAGTGCGCACCAAAGCAAACGCTGATAAAACCCTGGTGAGATGGGCTCGTAGGCGCGTCAAGTGGTTGGCCACGTCCAGGACGGCGCGGAAGCTGTTGTAGACGGCTGAAAACGTGGCGTCGAGCATCATGCTGACGGAGGAGAAGGCTTGAACGATGCTTTCGATGGACTGGAAAGCACCGCGGCTGCTTTCCTCCGCGTGCTGTACAAAGCGACTCGGGGCGTTCTCTTCCGCGTGCGAGAAGCGATTGTAACCCCCGAGGCCGTAACCTCCGCCGTACGGGCTGTAGGGGCTATAAGCCCCGTAGATGGAGGTCCCATAGGGACTGTAAGACGAGGAGAAGGAGCTATAAGATGGACGGTAGGACTGCTGCGTAGGGCGTGGGGGGAGTGGAGGGGCAACTCTGGTCGGGACAGGCGGGCCAACAGAGGGGCCTGCAGTAGGTCCAAAGTCTGTAAAC
Above is a window of Stigmatopora argus isolate UIUO_Sarg chromosome 11, RoL_Sarg_1.0, whole genome shotgun sequence DNA encoding:
- the pex13 gene encoding peroxisome biogenesis factor 13; protein product: MDSHPPPKPWERRIPGLVGTPINYRFTDFGPTAGPSVGPPVPTRVAPPLPPRPTQQSYRPSYSSFSSSYSPYGTSIYGAYSPYSPYGGGYGLGGYNRFSHAEENAPSRFVQHAEESSRGAFQSIESIVQAFSSVSMMLDATFSAVYNSFRAVLDVANHLTRLRAHLTRVLSAFALVRTLRYLYRRFQRLLGRGSSAEIDDLWADSASDAVATSAPGGTDHQAVKSWPIFLFFAVVLGGPYLIWKLLSSATGSEDKVTNWASGEDDHVVARAEYEFSTSSNEEISFQAGDMLNLAPKEQQPRVRGWLLASLDGQTTGLIPANYVKVLGKRRGRKQADMERLAQVQQENSRTVLTTNENLSSDALLESAYKETPTSTNAGPSNSSSSFVVNIPEKMDL